One stretch of Deinococcus hopiensis KR-140 DNA includes these proteins:
- a CDS encoding DUF2157 domain-containing protein, translated as MADAPSEGFRETLPEVLERWQAGGLLSRRQVRAILTHEGLADPADRPMSPWAATLSALGALVLGLGIIALVGANWRDLPGWAKLLSVLLPMLGAYTGGYHLRDRQGASLPGAGAALYLLGGMLDGALLALVSQGFQLDVSVTALLALWGLGLLVLAYAVRLPPALHLALPLGAVIPLSGVYGGWPAWSLGYPEATVGSAGLLMLAAAQAHGREPGRRDLSSPWAFWGPPLLLGSVYALHLQRGEVVSAWLLLLTALALGVTWLGHREGRRAWINWGLLNVGLVVLTVYFGVLGSLAATGAALVGAGLLLLALGWGLERARRRLSPGAK; from the coding sequence CCTGACGCACGAAGGGCTGGCTGACCCTGCGGACCGTCCAATGAGCCCTTGGGCCGCCACCCTCTCCGCCCTGGGTGCCCTGGTGCTCGGACTTGGGATCATCGCGCTGGTGGGAGCGAACTGGCGTGACCTGCCCGGGTGGGCCAAGCTGCTCTCTGTGCTGCTGCCCATGCTCGGCGCATACACCGGTGGGTACCACCTGCGTGACCGGCAGGGCGCCTCACTGCCCGGGGCAGGCGCGGCACTGTACCTGCTGGGCGGCATGTTGGACGGGGCCTTGCTGGCCCTCGTCTCGCAGGGCTTCCAACTGGACGTGAGCGTCACCGCACTGCTGGCCCTCTGGGGACTCGGGCTGCTGGTCCTCGCCTACGCCGTGCGCCTGCCCCCGGCCCTGCACCTCGCGCTGCCGCTGGGCGCGGTGATTCCTTTAAGCGGCGTGTACGGTGGGTGGCCCGCCTGGAGCTTGGGCTATCCCGAGGCCACTGTGGGAAGCGCAGGCCTGCTCATGCTCGCCGCCGCCCAGGCGCATGGGCGCGAACCGGGAAGGCGGGACCTGTCCAGTCCCTGGGCGTTCTGGGGACCGCCCCTGCTGCTCGGGAGCGTCTACGCCCTGCATCTGCAGCGGGGTGAGGTCGTGAGCGCGTGGTTGCTGCTGCTGACGGCCCTGGCCCTGGGTGTCACCTGGCTGGGACACCGCGAGGGCCGCCGGGCCTGGATCAACTGGGGGCTGCTGAACGTGGGGCTGGTCGTGCTGACGGTGTATTTCGGCGTGTTGGGTAGCCTGGCCGCCACGGGAGCCGCGCTGGTGGGTGCGGGCCTGCTGCTTCTGGCGCTGGGCTGGGGGCTGGAACGGGCGCGGCGCCGCCTGTCTCCGGGAGCGAAATGA
- a CDS encoding GDYXXLXY domain-containing protein encodes MRRTVGPRERLALAVTAQLLLVGGLLSPALLDSVRAQEVMLETAPVDPRDLLRGQYLTLAYRVSRVQAGPDVNGGQVAYVPLRKSSKGVWTGERAVATRPGGGVFLQGRVQWINAGQATLNYGIERFYLSEEAARSEEGRGAAGLRARVRVAPSGRARLLELWRENERIR; translated from the coding sequence ATGAGGCGGACGGTGGGCCCCCGGGAACGCCTGGCACTGGCCGTGACCGCACAGTTGCTGCTGGTGGGCGGGCTCCTCTCCCCTGCCCTGCTGGACAGCGTCAGAGCCCAGGAGGTCATGCTGGAGACGGCCCCGGTGGACCCGCGCGACCTGCTGCGCGGGCAGTACCTGACGCTGGCGTACCGGGTCAGCCGGGTGCAGGCCGGGCCGGACGTGAACGGCGGGCAGGTGGCCTACGTGCCGCTGCGCAAAAGCAGTAAGGGCGTGTGGACCGGCGAGCGAGCCGTGGCGACCCGTCCCGGAGGTGGAGTCTTTCTGCAGGGCCGCGTGCAATGGATCAATGCTGGTCAGGCCACCCTGAACTACGGCATCGAGCGCTTTTATCTCAGCGAGGAAGCCGCCCGGAGCGAAGAAGGGCGGGGAGCGGCGGGACTGCGGGCGCGGGTGCGGGTGGCTCCGTCCGGGCGCGCGCGACTGCTGGAGCTGTGGCGGGAGAATGAGAGGATCCGGTAG